The following proteins are encoded in a genomic region of Campylobacter showae CSUNSWCD:
- the gatC gene encoding Asp-tRNA(Asn)/Glu-tRNA(Gln) amidotransferase subunit GatC, which translates to MQIDDTLLTKLEKLSSLKVESDKRREIEGQLSEILSFAGILDELDLSASQAVVSSREGGTPLREDVSVSSDVIETILKNAPMSSEHFFVVPKIIE; encoded by the coding sequence ATGCAGATAGACGATACTTTATTAACCAAACTCGAAAAGCTTAGTTCGCTTAAAGTCGAGAGCGACAAGCGAAGGGAAATCGAAGGTCAACTCAGTGAAATTTTGAGCTTTGCAGGCATACTAGACGAGCTTGATTTAAGCGCTTCTCAAGCGGTAGTAAGCTCTAGAGAGGGCGGAACTCCGTTAAGAGAAGACGTAAGCGTGAGCTCTGATGTGATAGAAACTATACTTAAAAACGCTCCAATGAGTAGCGAACACTTCTTTGTCGTGCCGAAAATTATAGAATAA
- a CDS encoding Fur family transcriptional regulator: MMIENLEYDALLDKFKKILRDNGLKYTQQREVLLKTLYNNDEHFTPERLYFFIKETYPDLNVGIATVYRTLNLLEEAEMVTSISFGSQGKKFELATKPHHDHMICRRCGAIIEFEDATIEKRQANIAKEHGFKLTGHMMQLYGVCKECIAKEAKGGK; encoded by the coding sequence ATAATGATTGAGAATTTAGAATACGACGCGCTTCTTGATAAATTTAAAAAAATTTTGAGAGACAATGGCCTAAAATACACGCAACAGCGAGAAGTTCTACTAAAAACGCTCTACAACAACGACGAGCACTTCACTCCGGAGAGACTTTATTTTTTCATTAAAGAGACCTATCCCGACCTAAACGTCGGTATAGCAACCGTTTATAGGACGTTAAATTTGCTCGAAGAGGCCGAGATGGTAACCTCTATCAGCTTTGGCTCACAAGGTAAAAAATTCGAGCTTGCAACCAAGCCTCACCACGATCACATGATATGTCGCAGATGTGGCGCTATAATTGAATTTGAAGACGCAACTATAGAAAAAAGACAAGCAAACATCGCAAAAGAGCACGGCTTTAAGCTAACGGGGCACATGATGCAGCTTTACGGAGTATGTAAAGAGTGTATTGCTAAAGAGGCAAAGGGTGGCAAGTGA
- a CDS encoding CvpA family protein gives MDFVTLFDVVVVSLVLILGIKGVISGLIKEIFGLIGLIGGIVVASRFGIKVGHLISDNIYKIDGDSILFFAGFLTTLIVFWLLCLGIGAFLSRLVRLSGLGFLDKMGGFVIGSAKIFLVFAVLIVTISNIQVLNNKIEPYFRGSKLYPILLDTGKWIMNVNVKGISGGVGNIETPFDASMQEQRPNFEINSTIKEYK, from the coding sequence ATGGACTTTGTTACACTATTTGACGTAGTCGTCGTTTCATTAGTTTTGATACTGGGTATAAAAGGCGTGATAAGCGGACTGATAAAGGAAATTTTTGGCCTTATCGGCCTTATCGGCGGTATAGTTGTAGCTAGTAGATTTGGTATTAAGGTCGGTCATTTAATAAGCGATAATATTTATAAAATAGATGGCGATTCTATTCTGTTTTTTGCAGGATTTTTAACGACGCTTATCGTATTTTGGTTGCTTTGCCTGGGTATCGGCGCATTTTTGTCAAGGTTAGTTAGATTAAGCGGGCTCGGTTTTTTAGATAAAATGGGTGGTTTCGTTATCGGAAGCGCTAAAATTTTCCTGGTTTTTGCAGTTTTGATAGTAACTATTTCAAACATTCAAGTTTTAAATAACAAAATCGAGCCGTATTTTAGGGGAAGTAAACTGTACCCGATTTTGCTGGATACCGGCAAATGGATAATGAATGTTAACGTAAAAGGCATATCAGGCGGCGTGGGAAATATCGAAACGCCGTTTGACGCATCTATGCAGGAGCAAAGACCCAATTTTGAGATAAATTCGACGATTAAGGAGTATAAATAA
- a CDS encoding PQQ-binding-like beta-propeller repeat protein: protein MRKFQAILAAALCVAVLGGCSTKRQYFEPTDVQNEKISENRLPASIATASINGAVLKNGMAITKNGLLAPETKLTKGATLLNYSDDKIISSDLDGNLIVANSSNEILFQRSFNEAIVSAALEDNKLALLSAGNVIYLIDIATNDTLLEFESSNVYAQDSRVAAPLFMSSLVIFPTLDGKIMIADKNQGRILRDVVVSSEQFFNNIISLNVVNDTMIAATGKRIVSINPEKTVYYNGEIKDIVINGEYIYILLKDGKIVLSDLNLKQIKDAYFKFAIFSSATVYNGSLYIMEKTGYLIKTDLALENAKIYELSDEVESQIFAGAKEFYYDDYSLELK, encoded by the coding sequence ATGAGAAAATTTCAAGCTATTTTAGCGGCTGCACTCTGCGTCGCGGTACTTGGCGGATGCAGCACAAAAAGGCAGTATTTCGAGCCGACCGACGTGCAAAATGAAAAAATTTCAGAAAACAGGCTACCGGCTAGTATCGCGACGGCTAGCATAAACGGAGCGGTGCTAAAAAACGGTATGGCGATAACTAAAAACGGTTTACTAGCGCCCGAAACAAAGCTGACAAAAGGCGCTACTTTGTTAAATTACAGCGACGATAAAATTATAAGCTCTGATTTGGACGGAAATTTGATCGTTGCAAACAGCTCAAACGAAATTTTATTTCAAAGAAGCTTCAATGAAGCAATCGTTTCAGCCGCTCTAGAAGATAATAAACTAGCCCTTTTAAGCGCGGGTAACGTCATATATCTCATCGACATTGCAACAAACGATACTTTGCTCGAGTTTGAAAGCTCAAACGTCTATGCGCAGGACTCTCGCGTCGCTGCGCCGTTATTTATGAGCTCGCTCGTTATATTTCCTACGCTTGACGGAAAGATCATGATAGCCGATAAAAACCAAGGTCGAATTTTACGTGACGTGGTCGTGAGTAGCGAGCAGTTTTTTAACAACATCATCTCGCTCAACGTCGTAAACGACACGATGATAGCCGCCACCGGAAAACGTATCGTCTCGATAAATCCCGAAAAAACGGTTTATTATAACGGCGAGATCAAAGACATCGTCATAAACGGCGAATATATATATATCTTGCTAAAAGACGGAAAAATCGTGCTTAGCGACTTAAATTTGAAACAAATCAAAGACGCATATTTTAAATTCGCCATCTTTTCAAGCGCCACCGTCTATAACGGCTCGCTTTATATAATGGAAAAAACAGGATATCTCATAAAGACAGATCTAGCGCTTGAAAATGCCAAAATTTACGAGCTTTCAGACGAGGTCGAGAGCCAAATTTTCGCCGGCGCGAAAGAATTTTACTACGACGATTACAGTTTAGAGCTTAAATGA
- a CDS encoding LysE family transporter, which yields MNAFLQGLLLGFSAAVPLGPVNVMIMSTAVRSFWAAFAIGLGAMSADVAYLLLLAFGVLEYLQGETVEKIIGIFGFCYLAYISYAIFKSANKPIMADAQGGEVKFSKNYAKGLFVTLANPYTVGFWLSVAGFAKSFENAGAVVAGLVAAIFIWIVSMPFAVHKSAKFISQNLAKLLNYVCAVILLGFAFFLLYKLFL from the coding sequence ATGAACGCATTTTTGCAGGGCTTGCTGCTGGGTTTTAGCGCGGCGGTACCGCTAGGACCCGTAAACGTGATGATAATGAGCACGGCGGTAAGGTCGTTTTGGGCGGCGTTTGCTATCGGGCTCGGCGCTATGAGCGCGGACGTGGCGTATCTGTTGCTTTTAGCGTTTGGCGTGCTTGAGTATTTGCAGGGCGAAACGGTAGAAAAAATCATCGGGATTTTTGGATTTTGTTATCTAGCCTACATCTCCTACGCCATATTTAAAAGCGCAAACAAGCCTATAATGGCGGACGCGCAGGGCGGTGAAGTAAAATTTAGCAAAAACTACGCAAAAGGCCTTTTTGTCACGCTTGCAAACCCGTACACCGTTGGATTTTGGCTCAGCGTGGCTGGCTTTGCGAAAAGTTTTGAAAACGCGGGCGCTGTCGTAGCGGGGCTAGTAGCGGCGATATTTATCTGGATCGTTTCTATGCCGTTTGCCGTGCATAAAAGCGCGAAATTTATCTCGCAAAACCTTGCAAAATTGCTAAACTACGTGTGCGCGGTCATTTTGCTGGGTTTTGCTTTCTTTTTACTTTATAAACTATTTTTATAA
- a CDS encoding type IV pilus twitching motility protein PilT produces the protein MEQIRQETQNDSLEPKKIDVSLETLLKTVVHNKASDLHLVARSEPQIRIDGTLRPLELGVLKGDDIQDICYALITDVQKSDLEENRELDFAIELPGVGRFRGNYYYTMNGDLAAAFRIIPTNIPSLDDLRAPAIFKEVVKREKGLILVTGPTGSGKSTTLAAMLNEINLNERKHIITVEDPVEFVHTNKKGLFSHRNVGVDTKSYAKALKSALREDPDIILVGELRDRETISTAITAAETGHLVFGTLHTNSAIQTINRIIDSFEGGEQLQVRNMLSVSLTAVISQSLLPKIGGGRLAIHEILINNNAIANLIRENKVHQIYSQMQLNQQVTGMVTQTQSLMKAIRANQITKEMAMRYSTNQQELAPLLGV, from the coding sequence ATGGAGCAAATAAGGCAAGAAACTCAAAATGATAGTTTAGAGCCCAAGAAAATAGATGTAAGCTTGGAGACGTTATTAAAAACGGTCGTCCACAATAAGGCCAGCGACTTGCACCTTGTCGCAAGAAGCGAGCCGCAGATCAGAATAGACGGAACTTTGAGGCCGCTTGAGCTCGGCGTGCTAAAAGGTGACGATATACAAGATATCTGCTATGCGCTCATAACAGACGTGCAAAAAAGCGATCTTGAGGAAAATAGGGAGCTTGACTTCGCGATAGAGCTTCCGGGCGTCGGGCGCTTCAGGGGCAACTATTACTATACTATGAATGGCGATTTGGCCGCCGCATTCCGTATTATTCCGACAAATATTCCGTCTCTTGACGACCTTAGAGCGCCTGCTATTTTTAAAGAAGTGGTAAAGCGCGAAAAGGGACTAATTTTGGTCACCGGACCTACGGGTAGCGGTAAATCGACGACGCTTGCCGCGATGCTAAACGAGATAAATTTAAACGAAAGAAAGCATATTATTACCGTAGAAGATCCCGTTGAGTTCGTACACACGAATAAAAAAGGTCTTTTTTCTCATAGAAACGTCGGCGTGGATACCAAGTCTTATGCCAAGGCGCTCAAAAGCGCGCTTCGCGAAGACCCTGATATTATTTTGGTGGGCGAGCTTCGAGATAGGGAAACGATATCCACGGCTATTACTGCGGCGGAAACAGGCCACTTAGTATTTGGCACGCTACACACAAACTCAGCTATTCAGACCATCAACCGTATCATAGATAGCTTTGAGGGCGGCGAGCAACTCCAGGTTCGAAATATGCTTTCTGTTTCTTTAACGGCGGTTATATCGCAAAGCTTACTGCCTAAAATAGGTGGCGGACGACTTGCTATCCATGAGATTCTAATTAACAATAACGCCATCGCAAACCTTATTAGAGAAAATAAGGTGCATCAAATTTACTCCCAAATGCAACTCAACCAACAAGTAACCGGCATGGTAACGCAAACGCAGTCCTTAATGAAAGCTATTAGAGCAAATCAAATTACGAAAGAAATGGCGATGAGGTATTCAACCAATCAGCAAGAACTCGCGCCGTTGTTGGGTGTGTAA
- a CDS encoding EAL domain-containing protein, with the protein MQNSYFKKSTMQFIIVPIIVLVICACLAMCFIFYKKLQDSSNDISNVDIQNKSEYYMNILQMIYKDIAKGNIDEFQRYSEVAKSIPSWIVKQTGEKNELVALASSQQPNLIGENLPYNFCGMNSSAHMELARNGVYKSVKLIPDNKAEICYFKKIDGAIIGYNMVQGVKISGFDDPLFMQWLIVNMKNTFIVTSVMVFICIFQYLLFYKSIRSNQISLVKTNAKLAANNTEMQKRLYSDALTGLPNKTALERDLETMKSPKIIVVDIDEFRKMNNYFGVVVCDQILVRMTQISQKFANDNNMAVYRVGPDQFAFVEDAMLFIDRYEDLATELLDNIKGLIVGIAAPDGEQIEIEIHCTVGFALDETNTLKKAMTALEFAKQNGKDYFCYFKNIDDTPQYAEQITRSNMIRNAIVNDKIVPFYQPIFNKEKQIVKHEALIRIQNSNEIISPSVFLEVSKRIKRYTDIEKMLIEKSFKLIAGIPNAVISVNLSGRDMTDGDVSVFIIEKLNKYKVAGRVIFEILEDENVENIERIGIFIERVRRMGVKIAIDDFGSGYSNFSYILKLKPDYIKIDGSIIKNIDTSEDSRAIAGAIIAFAKKLDITVIAEFVRSKEVFNTCVELGVDEFQGFYLGEPRDSLYED; encoded by the coding sequence ATGCAAAATTCGTATTTTAAAAAATCAACAATGCAGTTTATTATTGTGCCGATTATAGTACTTGTGATTTGTGCATGCTTGGCGATGTGTTTTATATTTTATAAAAAACTGCAGGACTCTTCTAATGATATCTCAAACGTCGATATACAGAACAAATCCGAATACTATATGAATATACTACAAATGATCTATAAGGACATAGCAAAGGGCAATATAGATGAGTTCCAAAGATATAGCGAAGTCGCAAAATCTATTCCTTCGTGGATAGTAAAGCAAACCGGTGAAAAAAACGAGCTCGTTGCTTTGGCCAGCTCGCAACAGCCAAATTTGATTGGAGAAAATTTGCCTTATAATTTTTGCGGAATGAACTCTAGTGCACACATGGAGTTAGCGCGTAACGGCGTTTATAAAAGTGTAAAACTGATTCCAGATAACAAGGCTGAAATTTGTTACTTTAAAAAAATAGACGGTGCAATTATCGGTTATAATATGGTTCAGGGCGTTAAAATTTCAGGTTTTGACGATCCGCTTTTCATGCAATGGCTTATAGTAAATATGAAAAACACTTTTATCGTAACAAGCGTAATGGTGTTTATTTGTATTTTTCAGTATCTTCTTTTTTATAAAAGTATAAGAAGTAATCAAATCTCGCTTGTAAAAACTAATGCTAAGCTTGCTGCTAATAATACCGAGATGCAAAAGCGTCTTTATAGCGACGCATTGACCGGCTTGCCAAATAAAACGGCTTTGGAGCGTGATTTGGAGACGATGAAAAGTCCTAAAATTATCGTTGTAGATATCGATGAGTTTAGAAAGATGAATAACTACTTTGGCGTAGTAGTTTGCGATCAAATTCTGGTACGCATGACTCAAATTTCACAAAAATTCGCAAACGATAATAATATGGCCGTTTATCGCGTGGGTCCCGATCAATTTGCATTTGTCGAGGATGCTATGCTATTTATCGATAGGTATGAAGATCTGGCGACCGAGCTTTTGGATAATATCAAGGGTTTAATTGTCGGCATAGCTGCGCCAGATGGCGAGCAAATCGAGATAGAGATTCATTGCACGGTCGGTTTTGCGCTTGATGAAACAAATACCCTTAAAAAGGCAATGACGGCGCTAGAGTTTGCCAAGCAAAACGGAAAGGATTATTTTTGTTACTTTAAAAATATAGATGATACTCCACAATATGCAGAGCAGATTACGCGATCAAATATGATACGAAATGCTATCGTAAATGACAAGATTGTGCCGTTTTATCAACCGATATTTAATAAAGAAAAGCAAATCGTAAAGCATGAGGCGCTAATCCGTATTCAAAATAGTAATGAAATCATATCGCCGAGCGTGTTTCTGGAGGTTTCAAAGCGCATTAAGCGTTACACGGACATAGAAAAAATGTTGATCGAAAAAAGCTTTAAACTAATCGCCGGTATACCAAATGCCGTGATTTCTGTAAATTTGTCCGGACGAGATATGACTGACGGCGACGTAAGCGTGTTTATTATTGAAAAATTAAATAAATATAAAGTTGCAGGGCGCGTGATATTTGAGATATTAGAGGATGAAAACGTCGAGAATATCGAGCGCATAGGAATATTTATCGAGCGCGTGCGCAGGATGGGCGTAAAGATCGCTATAGACGATTTTGGCTCTGGCTATAGCAACTTCTCCTACATCCTAAAACTAAAGCCCGACTACATAAAAATCGACGGCTCCATCATAAAAAATATCGATACGAGCGAGGACTCTCGCGCGATAGCGGGCGCCATCATCGCCTTTGCTAAAAAGCTTGATATCACGGTAATAGCCGAATTTGTCCGCTCAAAAGAGGTGTTTAATACATGCGTAGAGCTTGGCGTGGACGAGTTTCAGGGCTTTTATCTAGGAGAGCCTAGAGACAGCCTTTATGAGGATTAA
- the hisG gene encoding ATP phosphoribosyltransferase: MLTVALPKGRIADETLAIFRKIFQSSFEFEDRKLLMSEGNFKFLMVRNQDIPTYVVNGAADIGVVGLDVLEEHRPDVVRLLDLKIGKCRVCVGIKEGEELNLNTPELKIATKMPHISRNYFAAKATALKIIKLYGSIELAPLVGLADAIVDVVETGTTMKQNGLRVAETIMYSSAHLIANKNSFIIKKDEILSLYEKIKAQI; this comes from the coding sequence ATGCTAACGGTTGCTTTGCCAAAAGGCCGCATCGCTGACGAAACTCTAGCGATTTTTAGGAAAATTTTTCAAAGCTCGTTTGAGTTTGAGGATAGAAAACTGTTGATGAGCGAGGGTAATTTTAAATTTCTAATGGTTCGCAACCAAGACATCCCGACCTACGTCGTAAACGGCGCTGCAGATATCGGCGTGGTGGGTCTTGACGTGCTTGAAGAGCACCGTCCTGACGTCGTGCGCCTACTTGATCTAAAGATCGGTAAATGCCGCGTCTGCGTGGGCATAAAAGAGGGTGAGGAGCTAAATTTAAACACTCCCGAGCTAAAAATCGCCACTAAAATGCCGCACATTTCGCGCAACTATTTTGCCGCAAAGGCCACCGCGCTAAAGATCATCAAGCTCTACGGCTCAATCGAGTTAGCACCGCTGGTTGGACTAGCAGATGCGATCGTGGACGTCGTGGAAACGGGCACGACGATGAAGCAAAACGGACTCAGAGTCGCCGAGACCATCATGTACAGCTCCGCACACCTTATCGCAAATAAAAATAGCTTTATCATCAAAAAAGACGAAATTTTATCGCTTTACGAAAAAATCAAGGCGCAAATTTAA
- a CDS encoding endonuclease MutS2: MERFNSFLARPKPLFMAGDSKLHYEKILELSQKQFDAPSPAQNLDDALIRLSKQATLHVSEIFEFAKIISYFTYLKTLKFEGKLGEWLAKIEIPQPMLKLANSFDKNGELKDEVDERLGSIRDAFSAKRAQIDADLRRLIYSKSITPYLVDTQVHYISSVEALLVRGGFNHVLKGTVVARSSGGYFYVAPENIQKLKKEQSELLDKKEEIVYEHCKIFSSAMHKALPFLKFINGAFDVFDAYCARVFTAKSADFEFVLPSGGSNLKLANFAHPALKNPKSISIDFSKKVLLITGVNAGGKSMLLKSLIAAAFLAKYLLPMCINAQKSQIGNFKEFDAIIEDPQNVKNDISTFAGRMVHFSKLFTKKNLLIGVDEIELGTDFEEAASLYGVMIERLMSQDIKMIITTHHKRLAMLLAKNPDVELVAALYDEENSRPKFEFLKGTIGKSYAFETAARYGIAANLVAQAKKIYGEDKENLNEIITKTLNLEVQLKEKLESAEKKEQKLDSLIENLKEQKERAEAEQHEVIMRLEREYFKAINEARRAINLDDTKEKQRALNRANEAKRAVQKPEISAPPQLKVGDRVKYGKIKGVVASLGKNDAVIQTDNVSMRVPINQLKISGEMPAPAKKSGINLSVQKPQNASVTLDLHGLRADEAVQKLDKFISDSLVMGFDEVQVYHGIGTGKLAYAVKNFLREHPSVKEFFDAPAGQGGFGAQIVRL; the protein is encoded by the coding sequence ATGGAGCGGTTTAACTCCTTTTTAGCGCGCCCAAAGCCGCTTTTTATGGCGGGCGACAGCAAGTTGCATTATGAAAAAATTTTAGAACTCTCGCAAAAGCAGTTTGATGCGCCCTCGCCCGCTCAAAATCTAGACGACGCGCTCATTCGCCTTAGCAAGCAAGCCACGCTGCATGTGAGCGAGATTTTTGAGTTTGCTAAGATTATTAGTTACTTTACCTACCTAAAAACGCTCAAATTTGAGGGCAAACTAGGCGAGTGGCTCGCTAAAATCGAGATCCCGCAGCCGATGCTAAAGCTCGCAAACTCGTTTGATAAAAACGGCGAGCTAAAAGACGAAGTGGACGAGCGCCTAGGCAGTATCAGAGACGCGTTTAGCGCCAAAAGAGCGCAAATAGACGCCGATCTGCGCCGCCTCATCTACTCAAAATCCATCACGCCATACCTCGTTGATACGCAGGTGCACTACATCAGCTCCGTCGAGGCGCTGCTCGTGCGCGGCGGGTTTAACCATGTGCTAAAGGGCACGGTCGTGGCTAGAAGCTCTGGCGGATACTTCTATGTCGCGCCCGAAAACATCCAAAAACTCAAAAAAGAGCAAAGCGAGCTGCTGGATAAAAAAGAGGAAATCGTCTATGAGCACTGCAAAATTTTTAGCTCCGCGATGCACAAGGCCTTGCCGTTTTTAAAATTTATAAACGGTGCGTTTGACGTGTTTGACGCCTACTGCGCGCGGGTCTTTACGGCTAAAAGCGCAGATTTTGAGTTCGTGCTACCAAGCGGCGGGTCAAATTTAAAACTAGCAAATTTCGCCCACCCGGCGCTAAAAAATCCAAAAAGCATCAGCATAGACTTTAGTAAAAAGGTACTGCTAATCACCGGCGTAAACGCAGGCGGTAAATCGATGCTTCTAAAATCGCTGATAGCCGCAGCCTTCCTAGCCAAATACCTGCTGCCGATGTGCATAAACGCGCAAAAATCGCAGATCGGAAATTTCAAAGAATTTGACGCCATCATCGAAGATCCGCAAAACGTAAAAAACGACATCTCGACCTTTGCCGGGCGTATGGTGCATTTTTCTAAGCTTTTTACGAAGAAAAATCTGCTCATCGGAGTCGATGAGATTGAGCTCGGAACGGACTTTGAGGAAGCGGCGAGCCTGTATGGCGTGATGATCGAGCGGCTGATGAGTCAGGATATCAAGATGATCATCACCACCCACCACAAGCGCCTTGCTATGCTACTAGCTAAAAACCCGGACGTCGAGCTGGTTGCCGCGCTATACGACGAGGAAAACTCGCGGCCTAAATTTGAGTTTTTAAAAGGTACGATCGGCAAATCGTATGCCTTTGAGACCGCGGCTAGATATGGCATCGCGGCAAATTTGGTCGCGCAGGCGAAAAAAATCTACGGCGAAGACAAAGAAAATTTAAACGAAATCATCACAAAGACGCTGAATTTAGAAGTACAGCTCAAAGAAAAGCTCGAAAGTGCGGAGAAAAAAGAGCAAAAGCTAGACTCCCTAATCGAAAATTTAAAAGAGCAAAAAGAGCGCGCCGAGGCCGAGCAGCACGAGGTTATAATGCGGCTAGAGCGGGAGTATTTTAAGGCGATAAACGAGGCTAGACGCGCGATAAATTTAGACGACACAAAAGAAAAACAGCGCGCCCTAAACCGCGCAAACGAGGCCAAACGCGCCGTGCAAAAACCAGAAATCTCTGCCCCGCCCCAGCTAAAGGTCGGCGACCGCGTAAAATACGGTAAGATAAAGGGCGTCGTCGCAAGTCTGGGGAAAAACGACGCCGTGATACAAACCGACAACGTGAGCATGCGCGTGCCGATAAATCAGCTAAAAATCAGCGGCGAAATGCCAGCACCCGCGAAAAAATCAGGCATAAATCTAAGCGTGCAAAAGCCGCAAAACGCTAGCGTCACGCTCGATCTACACGGACTGCGCGCGGACGAAGCGGTGCAAAAGCTCGATAAATTTATCTCAGATAGCCTAGTGATGGGCTTTGACGAGGTGCAGGTGTATCACGGCATCGGCACGGGCAAGCTCGCCTACGCGGTCAAAAATTTCTTGCGCGAGCATCCGAGCGTGAAGGAGTTTTTCGACGCGCCGGCGGGGCAGGGGGGATTTGGAGCGCAGATAGTGCGATTGTGA
- a CDS encoding type III pantothenate kinase, with the protein MTLCDVGNTNATFFENGKITKIRLENFKYFRSDEKIYFISVNDEVTKRLQNSPRFVNLEPYFELDTIYKGLGIDRVASCYAAKNGLIVDAGSAITIDVMMNSMHLGGAILPGISHILKACETISPRLKISLNSQIDLDALPQKTTDAVSYGVIKPILLLIESMANGSKIYFTGGDGEFLSRFFATSIYDRMLVFRGMQKLIEQKKDILC; encoded by the coding sequence ATGACTCTATGTGACGTAGGCAACACTAACGCCACCTTTTTTGAAAACGGCAAAATCACAAAAATCAGACTTGAAAATTTTAAATATTTTAGAAGCGACGAGAAGATTTATTTTATCAGCGTAAACGACGAAGTAACCAAGAGATTGCAAAATTCGCCCAGATTCGTAAATTTGGAGCCGTATTTTGAACTGGACACTATCTATAAAGGTCTAGGTATAGACCGCGTGGCTAGCTGTTACGCCGCAAAAAACGGCCTTATTGTCGATGCAGGTAGCGCCATAACGATAGACGTCATGATGAACTCTATGCATCTTGGCGGCGCAATACTGCCCGGCATTTCGCACATCTTAAAAGCTTGCGAGACAATCTCACCTAGGCTAAAAATCTCGCTAAATTCGCAGATCGACCTCGACGCGCTCCCGCAAAAAACGACCGATGCAGTAAGCTACGGCGTCATCAAGCCAATCCTGCTTCTTATCGAAAGTATGGCAAACGGCTCGAAAATCTACTTCACGGGCGGCGACGGCGAGTTTTTATCGCGCTTTTTCGCCACGAGTATCTACGACCGCATGCTCGTATTTCGCGGGATGCAAAAACTAATCGAACAAAAAAAGGACATCTTATGCTAA